A single Saccopteryx bilineata isolate mSacBil1 chromosome 7, mSacBil1_pri_phased_curated, whole genome shotgun sequence DNA region contains:
- the LOC136310238 gene encoding histone-lysine N-methyltransferase PRDM9-like — translation MYNLRERKGHVYREVSEPQDDDYLYCEKCQNFFIDSCDVHGPLIFVKDSAVDKGHPNHAALTLPPGLRIRPSGIPEAGLGVWNEASALPVGLHFGPYEGQITEDEQAGNNGYSWLITKGRNCHEYVDGKDESLANWMRYVNCARDDEEQNLVAFQYRRQIFYRTCQVIKPDCELLVWYGDEFGQELGIKCSSKQKRELTAAREPQPEMHPCPYCSLAFSSQQFLSDHVGRNHPSHILPGTSARKHLQSEDPFPEDPDQQQHHTDTHSWDDKAEGQKFKEMSKLLLKRIRPRRISRAFFKPPKTHLGSSGEQERMMQEAPSRGQKVNSVDTEKLFMRVGISRIVAVKYGECGQGFDDGSDLLRHQRTHSGEKLYVCRVCKHGFAQKSYLFIHQRTHSGEKPYVCGECERGFLWKSDLLRHQRTHSGEKPYVCRACERGFTRKSDLLIHQRTHSGEKSYVCRECERGFSLKSNLLTHQRTHSGEKPYVCRECERGFSQKSHLLRHQRTHSGEKPYVCRECERGFSQKSTLLTHQRTHSGEKPYVCRECERGFSQKSTLLTHQRTHSGEKPYVCKECERGFSQKSTLLTHQRTHSGEKPYVCRECEQGFTRKSHLLRHQRTHSGEKPYVCRECERGFTQKSYLLIHQRTHSEEKPYVCRECEQGFAQKSHLLIHQRTHSGEKPYVCRECERGFSQKSTLLTHQRTHSGEKPYVCRECERGFSQKSNLLRHQRTHSGEKPYVCRECERGFAQKSTLLTHQRTHSGEKPYVCRECERGFSQKSTLLTHQRTHSGEKPYVCRECERGFSQKSTLLTHQRTHSGEKPYVCRECERGFSQKSTLLTHQRTHSGEKPYVCRECEQCFTQKSTLTHQ, via the exons ATGTATAACCTACgagaaagaaaaggccatgtgtaCCGAGAGGTCAGCGAGCCCCAGGATGATGACTACCTCT ATTGTGAGAAGTGTCAGAACTTCTTCATTGACAGTTGTGACGTGCATGGGCCCCTGATATTTGTAAAAGACAGCGCAGTGGATAAGGGGCATCCAAACCACgcagccctcactctgccccctgggttgagaatcagacCATCGGGCATTCCTGAAGCTGGGCTTGGAGTGTGGAACGAGgcatctgctctgccagtgggtctgcactttggcccttatgagggccagatcacagaagatgaaCAGGCAGGCAACAACGGATACTCCTGGCTG atcaccaaagggagaaactgccatgagtatgtggatgggaaggatgaatccttggccaactggatgag gtatgtgaactgtgcccGGGACgatgaagagcagaacctggtggcctttcagtatcGCAGGCAGATTTTCTACCGAACCTGTCAGGTCATCAAGCCAGACTGTGAGCTGCTAGTCTGGTACGGTGATGAGTTTGGCCAGGAGCTGGGCATCAAGTGCAGCagcaagcagaagagagagcTCACAGCAGCTAGAG aaccaCAGCCAGAGATGCACCCATGTCCCTACTGctctctggccttctccagtcAGCAATTCCTCAGTGACCATGTGGGACGCAATCACCCCTCTCATATTCTGCCAGGAACATCTGCAAGAAAACACCTCCAATCAGAGGATCCCTTCCCAGAGGATCCAGATCAGCAGCAGCACCATACTGATACACACAGTTGggatgacaaagctgaaggtcaaaaatttaaagaaatgtccAAACTTTTGCTTAAAAGGATCAGGCCAAGGAGGATTTCAAGGGCCTTTTTCAAACCTCCCAAAACACACTTGGGAAGCTCTGGAGAACAAGAGAGAATGATGCAGGAAGCTCCAAGCAGAGGACAGAAAGTGAATTCAGTGGATACAGAAAAACTGTTTATGAGAGTAGGAATTTCGAGAATTGTAGCTGTCAAGTATGGAGAGTGTGGACAAGGCTTTGATGATGGGTcagatctcctcagacaccagaggacacactcaggggagaagctctATGTTTGCAGGGTGTGCAAGCATGGCTTTGCACAGAAGTCATATCTcttcatacaccagaggacacattcaggggagaaaccctatgtttgcggggagtgtgagcgaggctttctATGGAAGTcagatctcctcagacaccagaggacacactcaggggagaagccctatgtttgcagagcatgtgagcgaggctttacacgAAAGTCTgatctcctcatacaccagaggacacattcaggggagaaatcatatgtttgcagggagtgtgagcgaggcttttcactgaagtcaaatctcctcacacaccagagaacacactcaggggagaagccctatgtttgcagggagtgtgagcgaggcttttcacagaagtcacatctcctcagacaccagaggacacactcaggggagaagccctatgtttgcagggagtgtgagcgaggcttttcacagaagtcaactctcctcacacaccagaggacacactcaggggagaagccctatgtttgcagggagtgtgagcgaggcttttcacagaagtcaactctcctcacacaccagaggacacactcaggggagaagccctatgtttgcaaggagtgtgagcgaggcttttcacagaagtcaactctcctcacacaccagaggacacactcaggggagaagccctatgtttgcagagagtgtgagcaaggctttacacggaagtcacatctcctcagacaccagaggacacattcaggggagaagccctatgtttgcagggagtgtgagcgaggctttacacaaaagtcatatctcctcatacaccagaggacacactcagaggagaaaccctatgtttgcagggagtgtgagcaaggctttgcacagaagtcacatctcctcatacaccagaggacacactcaggggagaagccctatgtttgcagagagtgtgagcgaggcttttcacagaagtcaactctcctcacacaccagaggacacactcaggggagaagccctatgtttgcagggagtgtgagcgaggcttttcacagaagtcaaatctcctcagacaccagaggacacactcaggggagaagccctatgtttgcagggagtgtgagcgaggctttgcacagaagtcaactctcctcacacaccagaggacacactcaggggagaagccctatgtttgcagggagtgtgagcgaggcttttcacagaagtcaactctcctcacacaccagaggacacactcaggggagaagccctatgtttgcagggagtgtgagcgaggcttttcacagaagtcaactctcctcacacaccagaggacacactcaggggagaagccctatgtttgcagggagtgtgagcgaggcttttcacagaagtcaactctcctcacacaccagaggacacactcaggggagaagccctatgtttgcagggagtgtgagcaatGCTTTACACAGAAGTCAACTCTGACACACCAGTGA